The Candidatus Thorarchaeota archaeon genome has a segment encoding these proteins:
- a CDS encoding TIGR00270 family protein, with amino-acid sequence MKGHGREVTIEGARLIVCVDCAARFASPSESPSAPSPSRPKQMPAWSGAEPPASPRPPRPVRPVTKKPLPKRVPSDAPTIDDMILVEDYAQLIRAARQRKGLSQEDLAQKVGERISTLQAIESGRIKPTGRVTRGLERELGISLLEPVGIPALKIARESGQAGPTLGDVVKVKRKKSQKAE; translated from the coding sequence ATGAAGGGGCACGGCCGAGAAGTGACTATCGAGGGTGCAAGACTCATCGTCTGCGTCGACTGTGCTGCGCGTTTTGCTTCCCCGAGCGAGAGTCCATCCGCACCCAGTCCATCTCGTCCGAAACAAATGCCCGCTTGGTCGGGCGCCGAACCTCCCGCTTCTCCTCGTCCACCACGACCTGTTCGACCCGTGACGAAGAAACCGTTACCAAAGCGCGTTCCCTCTGATGCTCCAACGATTGACGACATGATACTTGTCGAGGACTATGCACAATTGATACGAGCGGCCCGACAGAGGAAAGGGCTAAGCCAAGAAGATCTGGCACAGAAGGTGGGTGAGAGGATTTCAACCCTTCAGGCCATTGAGAGTGGGCGAATCAAGCCCACGGGACGGGTGACACGAGGACTGGAACGCGAGCTGGGTATATCCTTGTTGGAACCTGTGGGAATCCCTGCTCTGAAGATAGCTCGCGAATCCGGGCAGGCTGGTCCGACTCTTGGCGACGTGGTCAAGGTCAAACGGAAGAAGAGCCAGAAGGCAGAGTAG
- a CDS encoding transcription factor — MAHPTFNHDLFRLVVEEIAGKEGVDVATVLANTEETTDEEIATKTDLKLNVVRKILYKLHDNHLASYRRIRDTNTGWFLYYWRIDPKKAQALVNRKKRMVLTLLEQRLEHETSNDLYACVNRDSSPVPFEEAMNLSFRCSVCNGQLEYVDNERAISFLRKRVEELKADLEATSSI, encoded by the coding sequence ATGGCACATCCGACATTCAATCATGACCTGTTCAGACTCGTAGTCGAGGAGATTGCCGGCAAGGAAGGGGTGGATGTCGCGACCGTACTCGCTAACACTGAGGAGACAACTGACGAAGAGATAGCTACGAAGACAGACTTGAAGCTAAATGTTGTCAGAAAGATCCTGTACAAGCTCCATGACAACCATCTCGCATCATATCGTAGAATTCGGGATACAAACACCGGGTGGTTCCTCTACTATTGGCGCATCGACCCGAAGAAGGCTCAGGCACTTGTTAACAGGAAGAAGCGCATGGTACTCACTCTTCTGGAACAGAGGCTTGAACACGAAACGAGCAATGACCTTTATGCATGCGTCAACAGAGATTCATCACCAGTCCCGTTTGAAGAGGCAATGAACCTGTCTTTTCGATGCTCGGTCTGCAATGGCCAACTGGAGTATGTAGACAACGAACGAGCAATAAGCTTCCTGAGGAAGCGAGTGGAAGAGCTGAAGGCGGACCTCGAAGCCACCTCCTCTATCTAG
- a CDS encoding DUF2110 family protein has protein sequence MVSLRLKRRVYGAQKDRLLRELASEIAELTSGLDIRIEHLSCSSRGHVTLDVTGEDCEFASNLLYDEYGRVPVMAELTHGQELWGSLVDVCRVGYGLYSDIGVSTTRPVDVLIPLHTLREQAQMHTQSLRAIAKALVLVEHLPVNVTIKDVNLSTEKIEGALTDSFLRRVNAWTNDDHERLLVFGANKATLERAIAKSGHLSDVYQVETLGPYEFSLVCKRSTRASGIVSSIGPMLTGVPIHLFIPRELNALREMN, from the coding sequence TTGGTCTCTCTCAGACTGAAACGTAGAGTATACGGGGCACAGAAGGACCGGCTCCTGCGCGAACTCGCTTCTGAGATTGCGGAACTTACTTCCGGTCTTGATATCAGAATCGAGCATCTTTCCTGTAGCTCCCGCGGCCATGTTACCCTCGATGTCACTGGCGAGGACTGCGAGTTTGCTTCAAATCTTCTCTATGACGAGTATGGCCGAGTCCCCGTAATGGCTGAATTGACTCACGGTCAGGAGCTCTGGGGCAGCCTAGTCGATGTATGCCGGGTCGGATACGGACTCTATTCGGACATTGGTGTTTCTACGACTCGCCCGGTTGATGTCCTAATCCCATTGCACACACTGAGAGAGCAAGCGCAGATGCATACGCAATCACTGAGGGCAATTGCCAAGGCCCTTGTGCTTGTTGAACACCTCCCGGTGAACGTGACAATTAAGGATGTGAACCTCAGCACTGAGAAGATTGAAGGTGCTTTGACCGATTCCTTTCTTCGCAGAGTTAATGCATGGACGAACGATGATCATGAACGTCTTTTGGTCTTTGGCGCCAATAAAGCCACATTGGAGAGGGCTATTGCAAAGTCAGGACACTTGTCCGATGTATATCAAGTGGAGACTCTTGGCCCATACGAGTTCTCGTTGGTATGCAAGCGTTCGACCCGTGCGTCCGGAATCGTGTCTTCCATTGGACCAATGCTGACCGGCGTACCCATTCACCTGTTCATACCGCGGGAATTGAACGCGCTACGTGAGATGAACTGA
- a CDS encoding family 1 glycosylhydrolase has translation MTYHRLTFPKDFKWGSAASAHQTEGGNHNDWSEWEKVPGKIRDKSSSVVACEHYKRYREDFDLAKKYGHQVHRFSVEWSRIEPQRGAWNQREIDHYRDVVKSLVDRGIEPMVTLHHFTNPIWFRDSDGWLNPKSPLVFAPYCRKVAEALCDYDITWNTINEPMVLVAMGYLYGEFPPGHRDYGMAMIAARHLAMAHGQAALQIREVYAERGLDQPRIAPVLSVSHFMPADENNQEDVDLARYLDNLYNHMWIQGVVEARIPDFQKPFEDWEHYEPLVDSADFIGLNYYSRMRVSSRLDFLAGEMPPKEPGLERCEGLDWEVYPLGYYHEINSFWKRYRRPIFLTENGIGTQDDRLRCKYILSHLQQVHRSISEGANVLGYLVWSLTYNFEWAHGYSSHFGLIEVDYKTQERRPRRSASVFRDIIRSNTISEEMQAKYIG, from the coding sequence GTGACATATCATCGACTAACTTTTCCCAAGGACTTCAAGTGGGGGAGTGCTGCCTCCGCCCATCAGACTGAAGGAGGCAATCACAATGACTGGTCTGAGTGGGAGAAGGTACCTGGTAAGATAAGGGACAAGTCCTCCTCAGTGGTCGCCTGCGAGCACTACAAGAGGTACCGTGAGGACTTCGACTTGGCCAAGAAGTATGGACACCAAGTTCACCGCTTCTCAGTTGAATGGAGTCGCATTGAGCCACAGCGCGGCGCATGGAATCAGAGAGAAATCGACCACTATCGTGACGTTGTAAAGTCGCTTGTCGACCGTGGGATAGAACCAATGGTTACTCTACATCACTTCACAAATCCAATCTGGTTTCGTGACTCAGATGGATGGCTGAACCCCAAGAGTCCCCTCGTCTTTGCTCCATATTGCAGGAAGGTGGCCGAAGCACTATGCGACTATGACATAACCTGGAACACTATCAACGAGCCTATGGTCCTCGTCGCCATGGGTTATCTTTACGGTGAGTTTCCACCAGGCCACCGAGACTACGGAATGGCAATGATTGCAGCAAGACACTTGGCGATGGCACACGGGCAAGCCGCCCTACAGATTCGTGAGGTGTATGCTGAACGTGGCCTAGACCAGCCCAGAATCGCGCCTGTTCTCAGCGTTTCTCACTTCATGCCAGCAGATGAGAATAATCAAGAGGATGTCGATCTCGCAAGATACCTTGACAACCTGTACAACCATATGTGGATCCAAGGTGTTGTCGAAGCAAGAATCCCGGACTTCCAGAAGCCCTTTGAAGACTGGGAACACTACGAACCTCTGGTTGACTCAGCTGACTTCATAGGATTGAATTACTATAGCCGCATGAGGGTGTCCAGCAGACTTGATTTCTTGGCAGGTGAGATGCCGCCCAAGGAACCTGGGCTTGAACGGTGTGAAGGCCTCGATTGGGAAGTCTACCCACTGGGATACTACCATGAAATCAACTCATTCTGGAAGCGCTATCGACGTCCCATCTTTCTGACAGAGAACGGGATTGGCACTCAGGATGACCGATTGCGGTGCAAGTACATCCTGAGTCACCTTCAGCAAGTACATCGTTCAATTAGCGAGGGTGCCAATGTGCTGGGGTACTTGGTGTGGTCGCTTACCTACAATTTCGAGTGGGCTCATGGCTACAGCAGTCACTTTGGTCTTATCGAAGTAGACTACAAGACACAGGAGCGCAGGCCTAGACGGAGTGCTTCTGTGTTCCGTGACATAATCCGAAGCAACACCATCAGTGAGGAAATGCAGGCCAAATACATCGGCTAG
- a CDS encoding TMEM165/GDT1 family protein, producing the protein MPAQSFLVAFALVLLMELGDKTMLTTMCLSAQSHRPWIVLLATMSALVTATAVGVLIGTTLYTILPLDLLSTIAGVIFLILGVYSLSISSLEDTIDCKNPCTVSSMFSFILISELGDKSQLAILALSAQSSLPILVFAGAVLAFLTVNAVAVFAGTGLALRVKARHIRVASGVIFVVFGLLITTGIL; encoded by the coding sequence TTGCCCGCACAGTCATTCCTGGTAGCATTTGCGCTGGTACTGCTTATGGAGCTGGGCGACAAGACGATGTTGACAACCATGTGCCTCAGTGCTCAGTCTCATCGTCCGTGGATTGTATTGTTAGCCACAATGTCCGCTCTGGTAACAGCGACAGCTGTAGGTGTCTTGATAGGAACAACGCTCTACACAATCTTGCCATTGGACCTGCTCTCGACTATTGCAGGAGTCATCTTTCTCATCCTGGGCGTCTATTCTCTCTCTATCAGTTCCCTCGAAGATACAATCGATTGCAAAAACCCCTGCACGGTGTCCAGCATGTTCTCTTTCATCCTCATATCCGAGCTTGGTGACAAGTCACAGCTTGCGATTCTCGCTCTTTCGGCTCAGTCTTCTCTTCCAATTCTGGTGTTTGCCGGAGCTGTTCTGGCTTTCTTGACTGTCAACGCGGTGGCAGTCTTCGCCGGAACTGGTCTTGCCCTGCGAGTCAAGGCTCGTCACATTCGAGTTGCAAGTGGTGTGATTTTCGTGGTGTTCGGTTTGCTGATTACAACTGGTATCCTGTGA
- the gatD gene encoding Glu-tRNA(Gln) amidotransferase subunit GatD — protein sequence MSVAGSEDREYGVTYLLSLAESGYCGIVLEKLKAIGAHIGDRIHVVQTDAEYTGLLMPRAQVGSDSAHVVVKLDNGYNVGVRLVEDSIVTLISRDERARTLPSRQVVRPIASSLPHVTLLSTGGTIASKVDYKSGAVNPALSAQDLYETVPEIIHHAAVEVKVLMSKLSENILPSDWSKIARNVGSEIRKGVDGIVIAHGTDTLALTASALAFAVQELPVPVVLVGSQRSSDRPSSDAALNLVSAIELAARADVGEVLVIMHGQTDDTVTFAHRGTRVRKCHTSRRDAFVSVNSQPLFRIEDTKIQELNLPLFRRDLSRKALVKPKFDPNVFLLKTYPGMRGDTIEYLVSSGHRGIVIEGSGLGHTPEHLLPALRAAVDSGTVVAMTSQCIWGRVNMSVYRTGVELLEIGVIPCADMLAETALVKMMWLLANCRSTDDVKELMTRPLAGEMSARSEISGLRHLRE from the coding sequence ATGTCCGTGGCGGGCAGTGAAGACCGAGAGTACGGGGTGACCTACCTCTTGAGCTTGGCAGAATCTGGGTACTGTGGCATTGTACTCGAGAAGCTGAAGGCCATTGGTGCACATATAGGGGACCGGATACATGTGGTTCAGACGGATGCAGAATACACCGGTCTCTTGATGCCACGTGCACAGGTGGGCAGTGATTCAGCTCACGTCGTAGTCAAACTTGATAATGGCTACAACGTAGGTGTCCGGCTTGTTGAGGACTCAATTGTCACTCTTATTTCACGAGATGAGCGTGCGCGGACGCTACCCTCAAGACAAGTAGTCCGTCCGATTGCGTCAAGTCTTCCTCATGTAACGCTGCTCAGTACAGGTGGTACTATCGCTAGCAAGGTCGATTACAAGTCAGGAGCAGTAAACCCTGCTCTCTCTGCACAGGATCTGTATGAAACTGTTCCCGAAATCATTCACCATGCTGCTGTTGAGGTCAAGGTGCTGATGAGCAAGCTCTCTGAGAATATACTCCCATCCGACTGGTCCAAGATTGCCCGCAATGTGGGTTCAGAGATTCGGAAGGGGGTCGATGGCATCGTCATTGCACACGGGACGGACACACTGGCTCTGACTGCGTCCGCTCTCGCCTTCGCCGTCCAAGAGCTGCCCGTCCCGGTTGTATTGGTCGGTTCTCAGCGGTCTTCTGACAGACCATCATCGGACGCGGCCCTGAACCTAGTGTCTGCCATTGAGCTTGCTGCAAGGGCGGATGTGGGGGAGGTCCTAGTAATCATGCATGGCCAGACTGACGATACCGTCACCTTCGCTCATAGAGGTACCCGGGTGCGGAAGTGTCACACGAGCAGGCGTGATGCTTTTGTTTCTGTCAACTCGCAACCCCTGTTCCGAATCGAAGACACCAAGATACAGGAGCTGAACCTCCCCCTGTTTCGCCGGGACTTGAGCAGGAAGGCCTTAGTGAAGCCAAAGTTCGATCCCAATGTGTTTCTTCTTAAGACGTATCCAGGTATGCGCGGTGACACAATCGAGTACCTTGTGTCTTCTGGACACAGGGGTATAGTCATCGAAGGGTCTGGTCTAGGTCACACCCCAGAGCATCTCCTTCCAGCCCTCAGGGCTGCTGTTGACTCAGGTACAGTAGTTGCTATGACTTCGCAGTGTATCTGGGGACGAGTGAACATGAGTGTGTACAGGACTGGTGTGGAACTACTAGAGATTGGTGTCATTCCATGTGCGGATATGCTCGCTGAGACCGCCCTCGTGAAGATGATGTGGCTTCTCGCCAACTGCAGGAGTACAGATGACGTGAAAGAACTCATGACTCGCCCGTTGGCCGGCGAGATGAGTGCTCGTTCTGAGATATCAGGGCTCCGGCACCTGAGGGAGTGA
- the gatE gene encoding Glu-tRNA(Gln) amidotransferase subunit GatE gives MESDKYALIGLKVGLELHQQIDSPRKLFCHCPALVSNRDPDGGFVRRLRPTQSEMGEVDPSALFEFQRNRRFYYEYYNDITCLVEADEEPPHSIDEDSIDVCLTVACLLKSKPVDEIHPMRKIVIDGSNTTGFQRTAVVALGGQMRVGGRQIGIQTISLEEDAARKISDDDVVGTRVYRLDRLGIPLIEIATAPDIHTPEEAQEVALALGLLLRSTRRVKRGLGTIRQDVNVSIEGGAITEIKGLQELELLGKVVELESLRQVNLLQIRDELIERGVRPEDIVPDFVDVTRIFEKTESKMIRRALDSDGIVSAVRLRGFAGLLGREVQPGRRLGTEMSDHAKFWGGVGGLFHTDELPKYGITDNDVEQLRLSTKAEPEDAVVLVAAGRQNCIDALDAVVRRAKEAVTGVPAETRVPLPDGTTKFARPRPGAKRMYPETDVRPVRVSASRLRGIRRSLPETLDATESRLINELGLSRDLASRVVRSANLDLFERAVRECKASPTLVATTLENTLTSLHREGVPIERLSDAHFMGLFQAVTSGGMSQEAIPSVLSYLAEHPDSTVTSALHQTGLGKLEPREAQEILHRLVESRAEYVRSQGERAIGGLMGVAMKELRGKIDGSLVKEILLNEIRALLE, from the coding sequence ATTGAGTCCGACAAGTACGCGCTGATAGGTCTCAAAGTGGGCTTGGAACTCCATCAGCAGATTGACTCACCTCGAAAGCTCTTCTGCCATTGTCCAGCCCTTGTCAGCAACAGAGACCCTGATGGGGGTTTTGTCAGGAGGCTACGACCTACTCAGAGCGAGATGGGTGAGGTCGACCCCTCCGCTCTCTTCGAGTTCCAACGAAACAGGAGATTCTATTACGAGTATTACAACGACATCACCTGCCTCGTGGAAGCGGACGAGGAGCCCCCCCATAGTATTGATGAAGACTCAATCGATGTGTGTCTGACGGTAGCATGCCTTCTCAAATCAAAGCCAGTGGATGAGATACACCCGATGCGCAAGATCGTCATAGATGGAAGCAACACTACTGGGTTCCAGCGCACTGCCGTCGTTGCACTCGGCGGTCAAATGAGAGTTGGCGGCAGGCAGATTGGGATTCAGACGATTAGTCTTGAGGAGGATGCGGCTCGCAAAATCTCCGATGACGATGTAGTTGGTACAAGAGTGTACCGTCTTGACCGCCTCGGAATCCCTCTCATAGAAATCGCAACGGCACCGGACATTCACACCCCAGAAGAGGCTCAGGAAGTTGCATTAGCACTGGGCCTGCTCTTGAGATCCACCCGACGAGTGAAGCGAGGTTTGGGAACCATTCGCCAGGATGTCAATGTGTCGATAGAGGGTGGTGCAATCACCGAGATAAAGGGCCTGCAGGAACTTGAGCTTCTGGGTAAGGTTGTTGAGCTAGAGTCATTGCGACAGGTCAACCTTCTGCAAATACGCGATGAACTGATAGAGCGAGGAGTGCGTCCTGAGGACATTGTGCCTGACTTTGTCGACGTCACTCGTATCTTCGAAAAGACGGAGTCAAAGATGATTAGAAGGGCGCTTGACTCTGATGGGATTGTCAGTGCTGTCAGACTAAGGGGTTTCGCAGGTCTTCTGGGAAGAGAGGTTCAACCCGGTCGTCGTCTTGGTACGGAGATGTCAGACCATGCCAAGTTCTGGGGTGGAGTGGGTGGTCTGTTTCATACTGATGAACTGCCCAAGTACGGCATAACTGACAATGATGTGGAGCAGCTGAGATTGTCGACCAAAGCAGAGCCAGAAGATGCAGTAGTCCTCGTGGCGGCAGGCCGACAGAATTGCATTGATGCATTGGACGCAGTTGTTAGGCGTGCCAAAGAGGCGGTGACTGGGGTGCCGGCGGAAACACGAGTTCCTCTGCCCGATGGAACTACAAAGTTTGCTCGTCCTCGTCCTGGTGCCAAACGGATGTATCCAGAAACGGACGTCCGACCTGTAAGGGTGTCCGCTTCGCGCCTCAGAGGTATCCGAAGGTCCTTGCCGGAAACACTGGACGCGACAGAATCAAGACTCATCAATGAACTTGGTCTCAGTCGAGACCTTGCTTCAAGAGTAGTGCGGTCCGCGAACCTAGACCTCTTCGAACGAGCGGTAAGAGAGTGCAAGGCATCACCAACGCTGGTAGCAACCACGCTCGAGAATACACTGACAAGTCTTCATCGCGAGGGCGTGCCTATCGAGCGTCTCTCCGATGCTCACTTCATGGGTTTGTTCCAAGCTGTGACAAGCGGTGGAATGTCACAAGAGGCGATACCAAGCGTGCTGTCTTACCTCGCTGAGCATCCTGATTCAACGGTTACAAGTGCTCTGCATCAGACCGGCCTTGGGAAACTCGAGCCAAGAGAAGCACAGGAGATTCTGCATCGCCTGGTGGAGTCCAGAGCCGAGTATGTCAGGTCACAAGGTGAGCGTGCAATTGGAGGGCTTATGGGAGTCGCCATGAAGGAACTCCGAGGCAAGATTGATGGCAGTCTTGTCAAGGAGATTCTTCTCAATGAGATACGGGCTCTCCTAGAGTAG